In Lysobacter lycopersici, a genomic segment contains:
- the radA gene encoding DNA repair protein RadA produces MAVSKTPSPKRRTAYVCGECGADYAKWQGQCEACGAWNTLSEIVLENAVSNPPAARRSGWAGKIDAPKVTALKDVRQDADARVSTGIGELDRVLGGGLAEGAVVLVGGDPGIGKSTLLLQALAQMSQSLPGLYVTGEESLAQVAGRAQRLGLPIDGLHALAETGVERILEHAAASRPRLIVADSVQTLWTEALTAAPGSVSQVRESAARLVRYAKETGTAVFLVGHVTKEGGIAGPRVLEHMVDAVLYFEGDAGSRFRVLRAFKNRFGAVNELGVFAMGDKGLREVPNPSAIFLSGSAAPQPGSCVMVTREGTRPLLVEVQALVDASPLSNPRRVAVGVEQNRMAMLLAVLHRHGGIGVADQDVFVNVVGGIRVQETAADLPVLLAVLSSLRDAPLAEKTVAFGEVGLSGEIRPVPNGEERLKEAATHGFRRAIVPKGNAPKAGSYKGMEVVAVERLAEALEAE; encoded by the coding sequence ATGGCCGTGAGCAAGACACCTTCGCCGAAACGCCGCACGGCCTATGTCTGCGGCGAATGCGGCGCCGATTACGCCAAATGGCAGGGCCAATGCGAGGCCTGCGGCGCGTGGAACACGCTGTCGGAAATCGTGCTGGAAAACGCGGTGTCGAATCCGCCGGCTGCACGTCGCAGTGGCTGGGCCGGAAAAATCGATGCGCCCAAGGTCACCGCGTTGAAGGACGTGCGCCAGGACGCGGATGCGCGCGTCTCCACCGGCATCGGCGAACTCGACCGCGTGCTCGGCGGCGGCCTCGCCGAAGGCGCGGTGGTGCTGGTCGGCGGCGACCCGGGCATCGGCAAGTCCACGCTGTTGCTGCAGGCGCTGGCGCAGATGTCGCAATCCTTGCCCGGTTTGTACGTCACCGGCGAGGAATCGCTGGCGCAGGTCGCCGGTCGCGCGCAACGCCTGGGATTGCCGATCGACGGGTTGCACGCATTGGCCGAAACCGGCGTCGAACGCATCCTCGAGCACGCCGCCGCATCGCGACCGCGATTGATCGTCGCCGATTCGGTGCAGACGCTGTGGACCGAAGCATTGACCGCGGCACCGGGCTCGGTGTCGCAGGTGCGCGAAAGCGCTGCGCGCCTCGTGCGCTACGCCAAGGAAACCGGCACCGCGGTGTTCCTCGTCGGCCACGTGACCAAGGAAGGCGGCATCGCCGGCCCGCGCGTGCTCGAGCACATGGTCGATGCGGTGCTGTATTTCGAAGGCGATGCGGGAAGCCGCTTCCGCGTGCTGCGCGCGTTCAAGAACCGTTTCGGCGCGGTCAACGAGCTGGGCGTGTTCGCGATGGGCGACAAGGGACTGCGCGAGGTGCCGAATCCTTCGGCGATCTTCCTCTCCGGCAGCGCCGCGCCGCAGCCGGGCAGTTGCGTGATGGTCACCCGCGAAGGCACGCGCCCGTTGCTGGTCGAAGTGCAGGCGCTGGTGGATGCCTCGCCGCTGTCGAATCCGCGCCGGGTCGCGGTCGGCGTCGAGCAGAACCGCATGGCGATGCTGCTCGCGGTGCTGCACCGGCACGGCGGCATCGGCGTGGCCGACCAGGACGTGTTCGTGAATGTCGTCGGCGGCATCCGCGTGCAGGAAACCGCGGCGGATTTGCCGGTGCTGCTCGCGGTGCTGTCCTCGCTGCGCGACGCGCCGCTGGCGGAGAAGACCGTCGCGTTCGGCGAAGTCGGCCTGTCCGGCGAAATCCGCCCCGTTCCCAATGGCGAGGAACGCCTGAAGGAAGCGGCGACGCACGGCTTCAGGCGCGCCATCGTGCCGAAAGGCAATGCGCCGAAGGCGGGAAGCTACAAGGGTATGGAAGTGGTCGCGGTGGAACGACTGGCGGAGGCGCTGGAGGCGGAGTGA
- the ispH gene encoding 4-hydroxy-3-methylbut-2-enyl diphosphate reductase has translation MDIVLANPRGFCAGVDRAIEIVKRAIETLGAPIYVRHEVVHNKFVVDDLRQRGAVFVEELDEVPDNATVIFSAHGVSQAVRSEAARRGLKVFDATCPLVTKVHLEVARQCRAGRDMVLIGHAGHPEVEGTMGQWNRESGNGRIHLVEDIDNVATLELAQPENVAYTTQTTLSVDDTRDIIAALRAKFPAIQGPKNDDICYATQNRQDAVRELTQECDLVLVVGSPNSSNSNRLRELAEREGVEAHLIDGAGEIDPAWIEGRAHVGVTAGASAPDVLVQGVLERLRDLGAGGVRELHGEPEDMVFALPKELRVRLVD, from the coding sequence ATGGACATCGTCCTCGCCAATCCACGCGGATTCTGCGCCGGCGTCGACCGCGCGATCGAGATCGTGAAGCGCGCGATCGAGACCCTCGGCGCGCCGATCTACGTGCGCCACGAAGTCGTGCACAACAAGTTCGTGGTCGACGACCTGCGCCAGCGCGGCGCGGTGTTCGTCGAGGAACTGGACGAAGTGCCGGACAACGCGACGGTCATCTTCTCCGCGCACGGCGTGTCGCAGGCGGTGCGCAGCGAAGCCGCGCGACGCGGGCTGAAGGTGTTCGACGCGACCTGCCCGCTGGTGACGAAGGTGCACCTGGAAGTCGCGCGCCAATGCCGTGCCGGACGCGACATGGTGTTGATCGGCCATGCCGGGCATCCGGAAGTCGAAGGCACGATGGGGCAGTGGAATCGCGAGAGTGGCAACGGCCGCATCCACCTCGTCGAGGACATCGACAACGTCGCCACGCTCGAACTCGCGCAACCGGAAAACGTCGCCTACACGACGCAGACCACGCTGTCGGTGGACGACACCCGCGACATCATCGCCGCGCTCAGGGCGAAGTTCCCGGCGATCCAGGGGCCCAAGAACGACGACATCTGCTACGCCACGCAGAACCGCCAGGACGCGGTGCGCGAACTCACGCAGGAATGCGACCTGGTGCTGGTGGTCGGTTCGCCCAACAGTTCCAATTCCAACCGATTGCGCGAACTGGCCGAACGCGAAGGCGTGGAGGCGCACCTGATCGACGGCGCCGGCGAAATCGACCCGGCCTGGATCGAAGGCCGCGCCCACGTCGGCGTCACCGCCGGCGCTTCCGCCCCGGACGTGCTGGTGCAGGGCGTGCTGGAGCGCCTGCGCGACCTCGGCGCCGGCGGCGTGCGCGAGCTGCACGGCGAGCCCGAGGACATGGTGTTCGCCCTGCCCAAGGAGTTGCGGGTGCGGCTGGTGGATTGA
- the lspA gene encoding signal peptidase II, whose protein sequence is MMMRVRPNALAWLLVSVLVIALDQWSKHWVLTSLPEYTAVTVVDGFWNWYRTYNTGAAFSFLANAGGWQTWFFTVLAFAVSGLLGFWLSRTPRGDWRSALPFALVIGGAIGNVIDRLQHGHVVDFIQWHWKDAYYYPAFNIADSAIVCGAVMIALFSIFPGKNKPAAR, encoded by the coding sequence CTGATGATGCGCGTACGACCGAATGCCCTGGCGTGGCTGCTCGTTTCCGTACTGGTCATCGCCCTCGACCAGTGGAGCAAGCACTGGGTCCTCACGTCGCTGCCGGAATACACCGCGGTGACGGTGGTCGACGGCTTCTGGAACTGGTACCGCACCTACAACACCGGCGCGGCCTTCAGCTTCCTCGCCAACGCCGGCGGCTGGCAGACCTGGTTCTTCACCGTGCTCGCGTTCGCGGTCAGCGGCCTGCTCGGGTTCTGGCTGTCGCGCACGCCGCGCGGCGACTGGCGCTCGGCGCTGCCGTTCGCGCTGGTGATCGGCGGCGCCATCGGCAACGTCATCGACCGCCTGCAGCACGGCCACGTGGTCGATTTCATCCAGTGGCACTGGAAGGACGCCTACTACTACCCGGCGTTCAACATCGCCGATTCGGCCATCGTCTGCGGCGCGGTGATGATCGCGTTGTTCAGCATCTTCCCGGGCAAGAACAAGCCCGCGGCGCGATAA
- a CDS encoding DHA2 family efflux MFS transporter permease subunit — MSAETTTEAPPPSPPANSAMGMPGFSPPNRALATIAIAMAMFMQVLDITIANVSLPTIAGNLGASANQAVWVITSFAVSNAIALPLTGYMVRRFGELRLFVWATLAFAIASLLCGLANSMGTLVAARALQGFVAGPMYPLAQALMISIYPPQKRGQAIALLAMVTVVAPIAGPILGGWITDNYSWEWIFFINVPIGIFVSMMVARQMKGRPERLDKPRMDYVGLATLILGVGALQILLDLGNDEDWFHSTRIVVLAIVAAISLVVFVIWELTDKDPIVDLRLFRHRNFTAGTVAMVVAYAAFFSVGILVPLWLQRNLGYTAIWAGFATAPIGILPVLLTPFVGLYAARFDLRVVASLAFVAMALTSFMRADFNLDVDFRTIAEVQLFQGLGVALFFMPVLTILLSDLEPHEIAAGSGLATFVRSLGGSFAASLTTWAWTQRGTVHHAHLTEHIAATDPAMLETVSRIGGGDLQRGAAMLDYQIANQAAQIGFNEIFHLLGIIFLVVIAFVWFAKPPFAAKPGGGAAASGGH; from the coding sequence ATGCAGGTGCTGGACATCACCATCGCCAATGTTTCGCTGCCGACCATTGCCGGCAACCTCGGCGCCAGCGCCAACCAGGCGGTGTGGGTCATCACCTCGTTCGCGGTCAGCAATGCCATCGCCCTGCCCCTGACCGGCTACATGGTGCGGCGCTTCGGCGAGCTGCGGCTGTTCGTGTGGGCGACGCTCGCCTTCGCCATCGCCTCGCTGCTGTGCGGGCTCGCGAACTCGATGGGCACGCTGGTGGCCGCGCGCGCGTTGCAGGGCTTCGTCGCCGGGCCGATGTACCCGCTCGCGCAGGCGCTGATGATCTCGATCTATCCCCCGCAGAAACGCGGACAGGCGATCGCGCTGCTGGCGATGGTGACCGTGGTCGCGCCGATCGCCGGGCCGATCCTCGGCGGCTGGATCACCGACAACTACAGCTGGGAATGGATCTTCTTCATCAACGTGCCGATCGGCATCTTCGTCAGCATGATGGTCGCGCGGCAGATGAAGGGCCGGCCGGAACGCCTCGACAAGCCGCGCATGGACTACGTGGGGCTGGCGACGTTGATCCTCGGCGTCGGCGCGCTGCAGATCCTGCTCGACCTCGGCAACGACGAGGACTGGTTCCATTCGACCAGGATCGTGGTGCTGGCCATCGTCGCCGCGATCTCGCTCGTCGTGTTCGTGATCTGGGAACTGACCGACAAGGATCCGATCGTGGACCTGCGCCTGTTCCGGCACCGCAACTTCACCGCCGGCACCGTTGCGATGGTCGTCGCCTACGCCGCGTTCTTCAGCGTCGGCATCCTCGTGCCGCTGTGGCTGCAGCGCAACCTCGGCTACACCGCGATCTGGGCCGGTTTCGCCACCGCGCCGATCGGCATCCTGCCGGTGCTGCTGACGCCCTTCGTCGGCCTGTACGCAGCGCGCTTCGACCTGCGCGTGGTCGCCAGCCTAGCGTTCGTGGCGATGGCGCTGACCAGTTTCATGCGCGCGGACTTCAACCTCGATGTCGATTTCCGCACCATCGCCGAAGTGCAGCTGTTCCAGGGCCTGGGCGTCGCGCTGTTCTTCATGCCGGTGCTCACGATCCTGCTTTCCGACCTGGAGCCGCATGAAATCGCCGCCGGTTCCGGCCTCGCGACCTTCGTCCGCAGCCTCGGCGGCAGTTTCGCCGCCTCGCTGACGACCTGGGCCTGGACCCAGCGCGGCACGGTCCATCACGCCCATCTCACCGAGCACATCGCCGCGACCGACCCGGCGATGCTCGAAACCGTGTCGCGCATCGGTGGCGGCGACCTGCAGCGCGGCGCGGCGATGCTCGACTACCAGATCGCGAACCAGGCGGCGCAGATCGGCTTCAACGAGATCTTCCACCTGCTCGGGATCATCTTCCTGGTCGTGATCGCCTTCGTGTGGTTCGCCAAGCCGCCGTTCGCGGCCAAGCCCGGTGGCGGCGCGGCGGCCAGCGGCGGGCATTGA
- a CDS encoding PQQ-dependent sugar dehydrogenase, with the protein MKWSIAALVVLAMANPASTAERRESYAAPSGTCDGWPRLSIGMAKGFCAGLVAGPTAADKTRPMLFPRELVQLDDDTWLVTDLGGWGTTRGAVWKLETKRGEPTKVSRMLGGLNLPHAIAMGADGKIYVGEMSRIFRFDPHAADPQASIETVVANLPDNRLHENRHPLSAFAFAQDGALLVNIGAPSDQCLDARGKRLGDQCPQSESGERAASIRRYAPDGHGGWSRDYTVYARGLRNSVALGVHRSGTVLQGENSYDFDDRWHPFDEVNWIEAGKHYGWPYCYDTRSVTPGWKATSTIRCASSAHTAPVLLLPPHSAPLSLLWYDGAMFPSLRGKLLLSLHGFRMTGGRIVAFATDEDGVPVATKNARYPVYGGASKPYAMPPSADAFELTPGWDKVAGKRPQGSPVGLTVARDGAIWTVDDRAGIVIRIAADRP; encoded by the coding sequence ATGAAATGGAGCATCGCGGCACTGGTCGTGCTGGCGATGGCGAATCCTGCATCCACCGCGGAACGACGCGAATCCTACGCGGCGCCGTCCGGAACCTGCGACGGTTGGCCGCGATTGTCCATCGGCATGGCGAAGGGCTTCTGCGCCGGGCTCGTGGCCGGGCCGACGGCGGCGGACAAAACGCGACCCATGCTGTTTCCGCGCGAGCTCGTGCAGCTCGACGACGACACCTGGCTGGTCACCGATCTCGGCGGCTGGGGCACGACGCGTGGCGCGGTGTGGAAGCTCGAAACGAAGCGCGGCGAACCGACGAAGGTTTCGCGCATGCTCGGCGGCCTGAACCTGCCGCATGCGATCGCGATGGGCGCGGACGGCAAGATTTATGTCGGCGAGATGAGCCGGATCTTCCGCTTCGATCCGCATGCAGCCGATCCGCAAGCGAGCATCGAAACCGTGGTCGCGAACCTTCCCGACAACCGTTTGCACGAAAACCGGCATCCGCTGTCGGCATTCGCGTTCGCACAAGATGGTGCGCTGCTGGTGAACATCGGCGCGCCGTCCGACCAGTGCCTCGATGCACGCGGCAAGCGGCTTGGCGATCAGTGTCCGCAAAGCGAATCCGGCGAACGCGCGGCGAGCATCCGTCGCTACGCGCCCGACGGCCACGGCGGATGGAGTCGCGATTACACCGTGTACGCACGCGGCCTGCGAAATTCGGTGGCGCTCGGCGTGCATCGCAGCGGCACGGTGCTGCAGGGCGAGAACAGCTACGACTTCGACGACCGCTGGCATCCGTTCGATGAAGTGAACTGGATCGAGGCCGGCAAGCATTACGGCTGGCCGTACTGTTACGACACCCGGTCGGTCACGCCGGGCTGGAAGGCGACCAGCACGATCCGTTGCGCATCCTCCGCGCATACGGCGCCGGTGCTGTTGCTGCCGCCGCATTCCGCGCCGCTCTCGCTGCTGTGGTACGACGGCGCGATGTTCCCCTCGCTGCGCGGGAAACTGCTGCTGTCGCTGCACGGTTTCCGCATGACCGGCGGGCGCATCGTCGCGTTCGCAACGGACGAGGATGGCGTTCCGGTTGCGACGAAGAACGCGCGCTATCCGGTGTACGGCGGAGCGTCGAAGCCCTACGCGATGCCGCCGTCGGCGGATGCGTTCGAACTGACGCCGGGCTGGGACAAGGTCGCGGGCAAACGCCCGCAGGGATCGCCGGTGGGGCTCACGGTGGCGCGCGACGGCGCGATCTGGACCGTCGACGACCGCGCGGGCATCGTGATCCGCATCGCCGCGGATCGTCCCTGA